Below is a window of Raphanus sativus cultivar WK10039 unplaced genomic scaffold, ASM80110v3 Scaffold4042, whole genome shotgun sequence DNA.
GAGGGGACATCGGACTGGATCCAGGGCGGTCGCACCGTTTGTCCCCCACCTAAGCCGGCACTGATAATGGATCTTTCCCTACACACCCCACTGCATACAGCCTAAGATTAAATGCGATGATGACTTGCATTTTGGAATCATGGTAAAAGCCGGTAACCACACGTCTATTATGGACCATTGAATTGTATCCTAACGTTGTTAGACAAACTAGCCACCATCAATTATTGTAAGATGGCTTTCGTTACTAATAGTTCTTGAAATCATCAATGGCACTTTAGTTATTTCTCCTTAGACGATAATTTCCGAAAGTTCGGAAGTTTTTCTATAGAGAAACATTAACTATAGCCATCATCAGTTATGTGTGTTTCTGTAATGGATAAATTTGGCATTTGATACTCAAAAAGTACAATATTGTAACGAATATAATGAGATGGGCAGATAAAAATTTAGTGGATACTGGGTAACCAAGCATTTAAGGGAACACTCCTATACATATATAATCAATAACCTCATCGTATCAATGGATGTTAATTTttgttatgaaaatattaatgaaTATTCTTATACATGTGTGAAGTATACATTATGTTCTTAATATCAAGTCGCAGGCTAGTAGCCACCTCATAGCAGTCTAGAAAAATCAGGGGCGGATGCAGGTTGTGTGGGGGGAGGGTGCAGTTACCTTACCcccataaaaatatgataaaaagttAGAATATAGCTAAATTGTGACGTGTACGCTTATCAGAGTGGTTGTTGCCCCCACTGCGTAGAAACCTCTGCGCCCTGTTTTCTGTTCGAAACCTTTATTTTTTGCATAACTGTTTTAATTTTGAagctatttattattttgaaatagaaaataatCTTCTAATTCCATCTCTTAAACAATGCTACGATTTAACtattctttatttcttttctaaaaaagtatatataccaTTTAATTATTCTAGTCTCATCCTCTTTGGTGATGATTGTTTTGTTAGATtctagattttagtttttggtttttagtttttagtttttggattttggtttttagtttttagtttttagtttttggtttttgattttgcagtagattttagttttttgaaaaatttgattggtggtttagattttggtttttagtttctggtttttgttcttaaaaaataataaaatgaaaaatatttttaatagtaaaatatttatcactgaaaaaataaaataaaattaatactatTATCAAAGTATACaaactaattataaattattttaaaataataaattcaaatatataataaaattatattgaatcCCACAAAGATGCAGAAATTTGATCCGAAAGGTTTTCTATATAGTGCATATGAGtgtaagaaaattattttattgaattattgTTTAACTTAACAAAAATCCACACTGCTTAGGAAAAAGATAGTATAAGAAAATTCTAAATACTTAAAAATGTAGAATATTTGTGAAGTTCGTAAATACTTAAAAATGTAGAATATTTGTGAAGTGATCATGTTTACTTTGAGCGGGTGATTTTAGAGTTGTAGAATAGTAAACTATTTATTAACattagaaatttataaaaaaaaaaagagaagaaaatctgtttttgtttttgttttggtcgTAGGTATAGGAAGAAACCACATGAATATGGATTTTGGTTTCTAAGAAGGAATTAGCAAGAGGAAGAAAAAAGCAGATTCCCTAAAAAATAGGAAATCTAATTGACTAGAATCATGACTGGCTAAAATATGGTTTTTGGAAAATCAGAAACTAAAAACTAGTTTAGAATCTAAGTCTCTTTGTTTTGCacactaattttattttaatttatttttatttatgtctaAAAAACTACATTCCAATTTCGCTCTGTAATCACAACTGCAtctaatttattgattttttaacatattttttgtATTCTCTTAcaacattttgtatattttctataaattgtagaaaatgttcaaaactgaagaataaattattttttaaattgtattttttttctattttcttacgctttttattaatttgttgtttagaatataatttatttatcaaatttttaataatagttatttaattttgatatttattatttaattttaatattttaagataatgaaatttataaaagtaatttaaatattaaataaattttctcCCGTCAAAAATATTTCTAGAGCCGCCACTGAAAAAAATCAGTACAAAAGATAAcgaaaaacaaaaatgttttgAAATAGTTTAAAACTCGTACCACAATTTAAGATTGAGTTTGGCACTAAAGATTGCAACCACGAAGGGACATGTGACATGTCTTACGTAGAACAGCAAGCATTGTGTAGTTATCCTAATTAATAGccaaataaatttattcttgCGGTTGATTTCAGTTTCGGACAGACAAAAATAAACGACGTGTTGATGATGGCTTTGCAGCCTTTGCTAGGCTTGTGTAATGTCTAACTGTTTcagctaaatattaaaaaagtttttgtttattataatcgaacaattttttatatattgaagATTTTTAAACAACTCTCATTACTTTATTGAAACAGATGAAGTAAAAACAACGGTTAAGGCTCATTAGTCCTTATTATTACAACAAGTTCACACATTTTTAAGACATAAAATCCTCAAATAGACAATAACCATTTACCGCATAACCCTTGCTTCTTTAAGAAGTCTCTCGAAGGAGATTAGTTGAACTTAACACCATATTTAAGCTGTCTAGTAGTAGGATTAAACACCCCAAAGAACCTCTCAGTCGCATCACCCTGCTTCTCATTCTCATCGAACATGGCGAATATGTAAGTCTCTATAGGTCTCCCTCGCCTTTTCGGAGATCCATTCTGCACACTTAGTCTCAAATTGTTAACATAAGCCTCCGCATTCGGCACACTTGCCCCAGGTCCTCCCTGTGTGGGCCAACCGCTCTCCGACACCACGACTTCCAACGATCCCCCGCCCGATTTCTCCAATGCCGCGTAAACTGAGTCGAGATTGGCGTCGAAGAGGTTTTGGTAATGGAGCTGGTTGTTGGGGTCATTGAATTCATTGTTACTATTCGGTTGCAACAGAGCGAATCTTAGAGAGACGTCGCCGTTCTTAAAGCCGAAGTAAGTGTAGATATTCACGAGCAGCGGAGATCGCTTGTTGACCAAGAAACCTATCACCGGTTGGAGAAAGTTTCTATACTCATCCTTGAATCTTCCGCGCGAGGGAGGATACGTGTCCGTGAAGGCTCCCAAATATGTA
It encodes the following:
- the LOC108838215 gene encoding glucan endo-1,3-beta-glucosidase (The sequence of the model RefSeq protein was modified relative to this genomic sequence to represent the inferred CDS: added 89 bases not found in genome assembly), whose amino-acid sequence is MRMSGVGMLASSPMFMFLLSLLMASFFDTTAGQIGVCFGQLGNNLPKPPEVVALYKQYSIPRMRMYGPNPEALNALRGSNIEFILDVPNSDIKRLADSQADANTWVRDNVQRYNDVRFKYISVGNELNPGEQGAGALFQAIQNIDRALSAAGLSNIKVSTTTYLGAFTDTYPPSRGRFKDEYRNFLQPVIGFLVNKRSPLLVNIYTYFGFKNGDVSLRFALLQPNSNNEFNDPNNQLHYQNLFDANLDSVYAALEKSGGGSLEVVVSESGWPTQGGPGASVPNAEAYVNNLRLSVQNGSPKRRGRPIETYIFAMFDENEKQGDATERFFGVFNPTTRQLKYGVKFN